The proteins below come from a single Sorghum bicolor cultivar BTx623 chromosome 4, Sorghum_bicolor_NCBIv3, whole genome shotgun sequence genomic window:
- the LOC8066502 gene encoding receptor-like serine/threonine-protein kinase NCRK has protein sequence MDLYMKLLLASLSCILLMQAASCDGTTGETETANWTCVCAAHPLDEPNSNSSLLSNCSSSCHCQQDDNGGTGSWNCTCAADKGLQKEEHAVLRARSCFTSCNCTSGIGSSEEGKRHVSSKTVIITLLVCVILTTTAFLVTTVYYFRRKDALSPRSQIYSFDKYTSWSSRSNLVSNRSSPLPQLKSKPRLGVLKEFLCSCNLICGGESGTFPGVIIRFSYAELEQATGKFSDEHLIGVGGSSKVYRGQLGDGKVVAVKKLRPLGGADEDFEFLSEIELLSRLNHCHVVPLLGYCSESQGRQLERLLVFECMSNGNLRDCLDLKQGRRPMDWQTRVSIALGAARGVEYLHEAAAPRILHRDIKSTNILLDDKFRAKITDLGMAKCLMNDGVTSCSSSPARMLGTFGYFAPEYAIVGKASLKSDVFSFGVVVLELITGRPPIHKSSSTRADESLVIWATSRLRDSRLVVTELPDPTLQGKFPAEEMQIMAHLARECLQWDPEARPTMTEVVQILATIAPLQQGAKRRNLPIAAAFNLTASPHVGRCDPEPKDDDDDIERQQLQQQECSPTTPVQWKQQARRAPSPPPGRASWPGDRGNVVSRGAVVSGELVNGTLLMSPHGRGSWRRPPPPPGDDEEAVDVDLTEPRMEAFTQPAAFR, from the exons ATGGATCTCTACATGAAACTTCTCCTGGCCTCCCTCAGCTGTATTCTCCTGATGCAAGCAGCATCATGTG ATGGCACCACAGGCGAAACTGAAACGGCAAACTGGACATGTGTATGCGCAGCTCATCCACTAGATGAACCAAACTCTAACAGCAGCCTGTTGTCCAATTGCTCTTCATCCTGCCATTGCCAACAAG ATGATAATGGTGGCACAGGGTCATGGAACTGCACATGTGCCGCTGATAAGGGCCTTCAGAAAGAAGAACATGCTGTGCTACGTGCCAGGAGTTGCTTCACTTCCTGTAACTGCACATCTGGTATTG GAAGTTCAGAGGAAGGGAAAAGGCATGTCTCCAGCAAAACAGTCATAATTACGCTCCTAGTTTGTGTGATTCTCACCACTACTGCTTTCCTTGTCACCACCGTATACTACTTCCGCCGCAAGGATGCTCTCTCTCCACGATCGCAGATATACTCCTTCGATAAATACACTAGCTGGAGCAGCAGATCGAACCTTGTCAGCAATCGATCGTCTCCACTTCCCCAATTGAAATCAAAACCAAGGCTTGGTGTTTTAAAAG AGTTTCTGTGTAGCTGCAACCTCATCTGCGGGGGCGAAAGCGGCACGTTCCCTGGTGTCATTATCCGGTTTTCATACGCGGAGTTGGAGCAAGCAACCGGGAAATTCTCAGACGAGCATCTTATCGGAGTTGGTGGGTCGAGCAAGGTGTACCGAGGCCAGCTCGGCGATGGCAAAGTTGTTGCCGTGAAGAAGCTTAGGCCCCTAGGAGGTGCAGATGAAGACTTCGAATTCCTATCAGAG ATCGAGCTGCTGTCGAGGCTGAACCACTGCCACGTAGTGCCATTGCTGGGGTACTGCTCGGAGAGCCAGGGCCGGCAGCTGGAGAGGCTGCTGGTGTTCGAGTGCATGTCCAACGGCAACCTGAGGGACTGCCTGGACCTGAAGCAAGGGAGGAGGCCCATGGACTGGCAGACCCGGGTGAGCATCGCTCTCGGCGCCGCTAGGGGGGTGGAGTACCTCCATGAGGCAGCCGCCCCGCGTATCCTCCACCGTGACATCAAGTCCACCAACATCCTGCTGGATGACAAGTTCAGAGCCAAG ATCACTGACCTTGGCATGGCCAAGTGCCTGATGAACGACGGCGTGACGAGCTGCTCGAGCTCCCCGGCGCGGATGCTGGGCACGTTCGGGTACTTCGCGCCGGAGTACGCCATCGTGGGCAAGGCGTCGCTCAAGTCGGACGTGTTCAGCTTCGGCGTCGTCGTGCTGGAGCTCATCACCGGGCGGCCGCCCATCCACAAGTCGTCGTCGACGAGGGCCGACGAGAGCCTCGTCATCTGGGCGACGTCGCGGCTGCGGGACAGCAGGCTGGTGGTGACGGAGCTGCCGGACCCGACGCTGCAGGGCAAGTTCCCGGCGGAGGAGATGCAGATCATGGCGCACCTGGCGCGGGAGTGCCTGCAATGGGACCCCGAGGCGAGGCCCACCATGACGGAGGTCGTCCAGATCCTCGCCACCATCGCGCCACTCCAGCAGGGCGCCAAGCGCCGGAACCTCCCCATCGCCGCCGCCTTCAACCTCACG GCGTCGCCGCACGTTGGGAGGTGCGACCCGGAGCctaaggacgacgacgacgacatcgAGAGGCAACAGCTGCAGCAGCAGGAGTGCTCGCCGACGACGCCCGTCCAGTGGAAACAGCAAGCGCGGCGCGCGCCGTCGCCGCCACCGGGCCGCGCGTCGTGGCCCGGCGACAGGGGGAACGTTGTGAGCAGAGGCGCGGTGGTGTCGGGCGAGCTGGTGAACGGGACGCTGCTGATGAGCCCCCACGGGCGGGGAAGCTGGCGgcggccgccaccgccgcctggcgacgacgaggaggcggtGGACGTGGACCTGACGGAGCCTCGGATGGAGGCGTTCACGCAGCCGGCGGCATTCAGATGA